In Lentilitoribacter sp. Alg239-R112, the following proteins share a genomic window:
- a CDS encoding LysR substrate-binding domain-containing protein codes for MQNLNAIPLSALRAIEVIARTGTLARAAEELGVTPGALSQRLTKAEAALGRPLFIRTPYGLKPTEVCADIAPRLTRAIGDLSSIVSDIRAVDNTVLTVSVAPIFASRWLIWRIHKFNEQNPTIKVRIEPTSDVVDLNTTEIDVGIRVSEDPSMGRNAVKLLDQRVFPICSPEVAQNINSPTDLLKIPVICENEKLYGWGSWLVEYGISDQPLQPGPTYADASWCLDAAMMGQGVFMAWETLACDALERGQVVSPFQQRSCAGATYWFATSRISAEKSSVRKFKSWLQSELECSIRHWRSDQG; via the coding sequence ATGCAAAACTTAAATGCGATACCACTTTCAGCGCTTAGAGCCATAGAGGTGATAGCGCGTACGGGCACCTTGGCACGCGCAGCTGAGGAGCTGGGTGTGACGCCAGGAGCGCTGAGCCAAAGGTTGACTAAAGCGGAAGCAGCCCTTGGGCGGCCCCTGTTTATCCGCACTCCATACGGGTTAAAACCAACAGAAGTTTGTGCTGACATTGCTCCGCGACTAACTCGCGCCATTGGCGATCTATCCAGCATCGTGTCAGACATCCGCGCTGTTGATAATACTGTGTTGACGGTTTCCGTGGCGCCCATTTTTGCCAGCCGTTGGCTCATATGGCGAATTCACAAATTTAATGAGCAAAATCCGACGATTAAAGTACGAATTGAGCCAACGAGCGATGTGGTCGATTTAAATACAACTGAAATTGATGTGGGTATTCGGGTAAGCGAAGACCCGTCGATGGGCAGAAATGCGGTTAAATTGCTAGATCAGCGCGTATTTCCTATCTGCTCTCCAGAAGTCGCCCAGAATATAAACTCGCCCACCGATCTTTTAAAGATTCCGGTGATTTGCGAGAATGAAAAACTATATGGCTGGGGATCGTGGTTGGTGGAATATGGTATTTCGGATCAGCCCTTGCAACCAGGACCAACATATGCTGATGCCTCTTGGTGTCTCGATGCGGCCATGATGGGGCAGGGCGTGTTTATGGCTTGGGAAACTCTTGCCTGCGACGCCTTGGAAAGGGGGCAAGTTGTTTCTCCGTTTCAACAGCGGTCATGCGCTGGAGCGACATACTGGTTCGCCACAAGTCGTATATCGGCTGAGAAATCCAGTGTCCGCAAATTCAAATCATGGCTCCAAAGTGAACTTGAATGTTCAATCAGGCATTGGAGAAGTGATCAAGGCTAA
- a CDS encoding GFA family protein has translation MSWLRIDLSLPYMSKGFQQLFTPLVSSKGLEWTRGACAVFHSTYRNWSGFCKDCGTPLTYEFEGGMKVSIGSLNNPDLAPPAVQIDVDGKRHFIGHFLINPRSPIQNDNNEEWNAWVVSNQYPNFDT, from the coding sequence GTGTCTTGGCTGCGCATCGATCTGTCATTGCCGTATATGTCAAAAGGCTTTCAGCAACTTTTTACCCCGCTTGTTTCATCTAAAGGGCTAGAATGGACAAGGGGAGCGTGCGCAGTATTCCACAGCACATATCGCAATTGGAGCGGATTTTGCAAAGATTGCGGCACACCGCTAACTTATGAGTTTGAAGGTGGCATGAAGGTTTCGATCGGATCGCTAAATAATCCAGACCTTGCACCGCCCGCAGTGCAGATAGATGTGGACGGTAAACGCCATTTTATTGGTCATTTTTTGATCAACCCGAGGTCTCCCATTCAGAACGATAATAATGAAGAATGGAACGCCTGGGTGGTATCCAACCAATATCCCAATTTCGATACCTGA
- a CDS encoding PhzF family phenazine biosynthesis protein, which produces MKLEYMVVDVFTSTRFGGNPLAVVFDADDLTTEQMQTVAREFNFSETSFVLTPKDANNTAHVRIFTASIEMPFAGHPNVGTAYALATRNEHHVEEMLFEEKAGLVSVRIAYDGDALSHTSIVAPLPLSVLQSLTCEEIAAVLSLHEADIITLTHPPQIASVGAEFIIVEVENRDCLKKIRFDFSAAERLNVPPSCDAIYVYTRDTDTVIADTDVERDWTARMFAFEEIPYEDPATGSASGAAVALVASLGVAPKNGDVYCLSQGVDMGRPSELYVRMLGEGVNARAEISGKTVTVMQGEIEI; this is translated from the coding sequence ATGAAACTGGAATATATGGTGGTTGATGTTTTTACATCGACCCGATTTGGCGGTAATCCGCTTGCTGTTGTGTTTGATGCAGATGACCTAACCACAGAGCAAATGCAAACCGTTGCGCGGGAATTTAATTTTTCGGAAACGAGCTTTGTATTAACGCCCAAAGATGCCAACAATACAGCGCATGTTCGGATATTTACAGCATCGATTGAAATGCCCTTTGCAGGTCACCCGAACGTTGGTACGGCTTATGCTTTGGCAACGCGCAACGAACATCATGTTGAAGAAATGCTGTTTGAAGAAAAGGCGGGGCTAGTTAGCGTAAGAATTGCTTATGATGGAGACGCACTATCGCACACGTCTATCGTCGCGCCCCTACCGCTGTCAGTGCTACAATCCTTGACGTGTGAAGAAATAGCGGCTGTACTGTCACTACACGAAGCAGATATCATAACGTTGACACATCCACCTCAAATTGCGAGCGTTGGGGCAGAGTTTATTATTGTAGAGGTTGAAAATCGGGATTGCCTTAAAAAAATTCGTTTTGATTTTTCCGCAGCCGAACGTTTAAATGTCCCTCCTAGTTGTGATGCTATTTATGTATATACGCGTGATACCGATACGGTGATTGCTGATACAGATGTAGAAAGGGATTGGACGGCTCGTATGTTCGCTTTTGAGGAAATTCCCTATGAAGATCCGGCAACAGGAAGTGCAAGCGGTGCGGCGGTCGCGCTCGTAGCTTCACTTGGTGTCGCACCCAAAAATGGTGATGTATATTGTCTGTCGCAAGGTGTCGATATGGGGCGTCCAAGCGAGCTATATGTGAGAATGTTAGGTGAAGGCGTGAATGCGCGTGCTGAGATTTCTGGCAAAACCGTAACGGTGATGCAGGGTGAAATCGAGATCTAA
- a CDS encoding TSUP family transporter, with product MLQDIAEFANISPDIVIFMLGASLLAGLLRGFSGFALSAAVMASLSSVISPIELLPICFWLEVVASLFMLRGGMKEADMSIVWGLVIGTLIGMPIGLLILTQIDVQLSKIVALVLILSLASLIFIKVKAHFLATKSGLYISGIAAGLASGIAAVGGMVVALYVLAREKPAAQMRASLVMFLLISEVGTGIYFYIYDIFTLDSIKRVLVMTPLLSAGILIGSLFFNPSLAKYYKPICLMILMGICALNLAKQVF from the coding sequence TTGCTACAAGACATCGCTGAATTCGCAAACATATCGCCAGACATAGTCATCTTCATGCTAGGGGCATCGCTTCTTGCTGGTCTTCTGCGAGGGTTTTCAGGATTTGCTCTTTCTGCGGCTGTGATGGCAAGCCTGTCGAGTGTGATCTCACCTATCGAACTTTTGCCAATTTGTTTTTGGCTCGAGGTAGTAGCAAGCCTATTTATGCTTCGTGGCGGCATGAAAGAAGCCGATATGAGCATTGTTTGGGGCTTGGTGATAGGAACCCTTATCGGCATGCCAATCGGACTGTTAATTCTTACCCAAATCGATGTTCAACTATCAAAAATTGTTGCTCTTGTTTTAATTTTAAGCCTCGCAAGTCTGATATTCATAAAGGTAAAAGCACACTTTTTGGCAACAAAATCAGGGCTGTATATTAGTGGCATAGCGGCGGGGCTAGCATCTGGTATTGCAGCTGTTGGCGGAATGGTAGTTGCGCTATATGTTCTGGCACGCGAAAAACCCGCAGCGCAAATGCGGGCATCTCTTGTCATGTTCCTGCTAATCTCGGAGGTAGGAACCGGAATTTACTTCTATATCTACGATATCTTCACACTTGATTCCATAAAGCGCGTTCTGGTTATGACCCCGCTACTGTCCGCTGGTATTTTGATCGGCAGCCTGTTTTTCAATCCGTCCCTCGCCAAATATTATAAGCCAATATGCCTTATGATTTTGATGGGAATTTGTGCACTCAATCTTGCCAAGCAAGTCTTTTAA
- a CDS encoding LysE family translocator, with protein sequence MIWSTIIPFATLAMLLIMSPGPNGVLIAKTVPTSGRNAGFANIAGFFASFYVHGAFSILGVSVILMQSATAFMIVKYAGAAYLLWLGIKALKTAFRSEGVAEAVTPAKRKRTLLKSFLEGFLSNFLNPKVALFYLAAFPQFITIGQDSAGLFFLLVTIHAVLNAIWFTGMVLLFSYFSRGAPSKVFKRWLNGVTGFVFIAFGLKLATFKA encoded by the coding sequence ATGATTTGGTCCACAATAATTCCCTTCGCAACATTGGCAATGTTGTTGATTATGTCACCAGGACCAAACGGTGTTTTGATCGCCAAAACTGTTCCAACATCGGGACGAAACGCTGGTTTTGCAAATATCGCGGGTTTTTTCGCGAGTTTTTATGTACATGGTGCTTTTTCAATATTAGGGGTTTCTGTTATTTTGATGCAGTCGGCAACCGCCTTCATGATTGTTAAATATGCTGGCGCCGCCTATCTATTGTGGCTTGGGATAAAAGCTCTAAAAACAGCCTTCAGAAGCGAAGGGGTCGCGGAAGCTGTAACGCCGGCAAAACGAAAAAGAACATTGTTAAAGTCCTTTCTGGAGGGTTTTTTATCTAATTTTCTTAACCCCAAAGTCGCATTATTTTATCTTGCTGCATTTCCTCAGTTTATAACTATTGGGCAAGATAGTGCGGGGCTGTTTTTCCTACTGGTCACCATTCATGCAGTTCTAAATGCGATATGGTTTACTGGCATGGTGCTACTATTTTCATATTTCTCTCGTGGAGCGCCAAGTAAGGTATTTAAGCGCTGGCTCAATGGAGTCACAGGATTTGTGTTTATCGCCTTTGGACTGAAGCTCGCAACATTTAAAGCCTAG
- a CDS encoding YbaK/EbsC family protein, producing the protein MSKSAKRVKAALDAAGLNIEFVEMPDSTRTAEEAAIACKVEVGQIVKSLIFEGQRSGALKLLLVSGDHQVDLALAEKAVGEGLMRADVKRIRKETGFAIGGVSPIGHFSPLPTYIDEHLLDFDKVWAAAGGNNIVFEIDPKILLDITDAHTFKAILK; encoded by the coding sequence ATGTCAAAAAGTGCGAAGCGGGTAAAGGCGGCGCTTGATGCGGCTGGATTGAACATCGAATTTGTCGAAATGCCAGATAGCACCCGCACAGCAGAAGAAGCCGCTATCGCCTGTAAGGTCGAAGTTGGTCAGATCGTCAAATCGTTGATTTTTGAGGGGCAGAGATCTGGCGCATTGAAACTGCTGCTTGTAAGTGGAGATCATCAGGTTGATCTGGCGCTGGCAGAGAAGGCGGTTGGTGAAGGGTTGATGCGCGCTGATGTAAAACGCATTCGTAAGGAGACAGGTTTTGCAATAGGTGGCGTTTCACCCATCGGACATTTTTCGCCTTTACCGACTTATATTGATGAGCATTTGCTTGATTTTGACAAAGTTTGGGCTGCTGCTGGTGGCAACAATATCGTGTTTGAGATTGACCCAAAGATACTGTTGGATATAACAGATGCACACACGTTTAAAGCGATTTTGAAATAG
- a CDS encoding thermonuclease family protein — protein sequence MLRLLISLLILPLLQRLVMSFLGAFLQNVKTRTAAGSANNGQARGTTEYEQYSGYFTGQVRSIIDGDSLYVVGHEEQIRLWGIQAPEKHEAGYNEATQTLRRLAQDQEIEVNVVGIDKFGRTLGRCFFRDGSELNHEMIKSGAAREYTRFTKGYYAKKG from the coding sequence ATGCTAAGACTTCTCATAAGCCTACTGATACTGCCATTGCTGCAGCGGCTTGTGATGTCGTTTTTGGGTGCGTTCCTGCAAAATGTGAAAACGCGAACCGCTGCCGGGAGTGCAAATAATGGCCAGGCACGTGGCACAACTGAATATGAACAATATTCAGGTTATTTTACAGGACAAGTTCGCTCCATAATTGATGGTGACAGCCTTTATGTCGTTGGTCACGAGGAGCAAATACGCTTGTGGGGCATTCAAGCACCAGAAAAACACGAGGCTGGCTATAATGAAGCTACCCAGACCCTTCGTCGCCTTGCGCAAGATCAGGAAATTGAAGTCAACGTGGTCGGCATAGACAAATTTGGGCGTACACTCGGTCGTTGCTTCTTTCGCGATGGCAGCGAACTGAATCATGAGATGATTAAGTCTGGTGCAGCACGTGAATATACGCGTTTTACCAAGGGATATTATGCGAAAAAAGGCTAA
- the blaOXA gene encoding class D beta-lactamase, which yields MRKKANNFAFSLLCVTMTILLALIPTKAADIIDRADLITVFKKHNVSGTFALYDPTQDQLTLVNSKRANIQMIPASTFKIANSLIALETNIIADENEIIPFGGKPQPIKAWEKDMPIKQAFKVSNVPVYQELARRIGIQDYNIWLKKLGYGNHTVGDNVTMFWLKGPLKISAVEQAQFIAKLAGSKLPLSMKTQQIVRNIAKIESSGNQTFYGKTGWTIAPDPNIGWFVGWVENKDNPNKLVSFALNIDINSRKDVSLREIIAREMLAKLGKY from the coding sequence ATGCGAAAAAAGGCTAATAACTTTGCATTCTCGCTACTTTGCGTGACAATGACCATTCTACTGGCTTTGATCCCCACCAAGGCGGCAGACATCATCGATCGTGCTGATCTCATAACTGTCTTCAAAAAACACAATGTTTCGGGGACGTTTGCGCTTTATGATCCAACACAAGATCAACTTACATTGGTGAACTCTAAACGCGCCAACATACAGATGATACCCGCTTCAACCTTTAAAATTGCCAACAGTTTGATTGCGCTTGAGACGAACATCATCGCTGATGAAAATGAGATCATACCCTTTGGGGGCAAACCTCAACCTATCAAGGCATGGGAAAAAGACATGCCGATCAAACAGGCTTTTAAAGTATCAAATGTACCTGTATATCAAGAACTTGCACGTAGGATTGGCATTCAAGACTATAATATATGGTTAAAGAAACTTGGTTATGGCAATCATACAGTTGGTGATAATGTAACGATGTTCTGGCTAAAAGGGCCGCTGAAAATAAGCGCCGTAGAACAAGCTCAATTCATCGCAAAACTTGCCGGTTCTAAACTCCCACTTTCCATGAAAACCCAACAGATTGTCCGCAACATTGCGAAAATAGAAAGCAGTGGCAACCAAACTTTCTATGGCAAAACAGGCTGGACCATTGCTCCAGATCCCAACATTGGATGGTTTGTAGGCTGGGTAGAAAATAAGGACAATCCGAATAAGCTTGTGTCATTTGCTCTAAATATCGACATCAACTCGCGAAAAGATGTTTCCTTACGAGAGATAATTGCGCGAGAAATGCTAGCCAAACTAGGCAAATACTAG
- a CDS encoding cyclopropane-fatty-acyl-phospholipid synthase family protein: MSNNRSDFKTERFIRTILEHLDLPVPIRLWNGHVVGGQSDFDVTKCIHVYVASPQVVRAIARRPSINSLIELWSSAQIDIKNGTIFDIIKIEKRTHLRAKIKTLPKWALAKDLPSLFLGASTIKDVDKLSGDDPFVSGSSQSAIEHHYDVSNAFYQLFLDDAMVYTCAYFKDWNNTIEQAQFDKLDHVCKKLRLQPGDRLLDIGCGWGAMLIHAVKYYGVTGHGVSLSTAQTELARQRIESEGLSDKITIEIKSYTDLDMRFDKISSIGMFEAVGIANYDTYFSTVHRLLEPGGIYLHHAITRRNKKGKRFGKKSAEHKALVKYIFPGGELDHIGMSLSNLEAHGFEVHDVENLREHYGKTCRLWAERLWARFDEAVVEVGEARARLWYLYMALCAIAFERGTVQINQTVATRRQRGVSTIPQTRDDLYI, translated from the coding sequence CAATAGATCAGATTTTAAAACCGAACGTTTTATAAGAACTATTTTAGAACACCTTGACCTGCCTGTACCGATCAGACTCTGGAATGGTCACGTTGTGGGAGGGCAGTCCGACTTTGATGTCACCAAGTGCATACATGTGTATGTTGCTTCGCCGCAAGTTGTCCGCGCTATCGCACGTCGACCATCGATAAATAGTCTCATAGAATTGTGGAGTTCTGCGCAGATTGATATAAAGAATGGTACTATTTTTGACATTATAAAAATCGAAAAACGCACTCACCTGAGGGCGAAAATAAAAACCCTTCCCAAGTGGGCTCTGGCCAAAGATCTGCCATCTCTATTTTTGGGTGCAAGCACAATCAAAGATGTCGATAAACTGTCGGGTGACGACCCTTTCGTAAGCGGCTCTAGCCAAAGTGCTATAGAACACCATTATGATGTATCAAATGCATTCTACCAGCTCTTCTTGGATGATGCGATGGTCTATACGTGCGCTTATTTTAAAGATTGGAACAACACAATTGAACAAGCGCAGTTTGATAAGTTGGACCATGTTTGCAAAAAGCTACGCCTGCAACCCGGCGACCGCCTGCTTGATATCGGTTGTGGATGGGGCGCTATGCTTATTCACGCGGTAAAATATTATGGCGTAACAGGGCATGGCGTGTCTTTATCAACGGCACAGACTGAACTCGCTCGACAGCGGATTGAGAGCGAGGGGTTGAGTGATAAAATCACCATCGAAATCAAATCATATACTGATCTTGATATGCGTTTTGATAAGATATCTTCCATTGGTATGTTTGAGGCCGTGGGCATTGCGAACTACGATACGTATTTCTCTACGGTACATCGTTTGCTAGAGCCTGGCGGTATCTACTTACACCATGCAATTACCCGTCGAAACAAGAAGGGTAAGCGGTTTGGTAAGAAGAGTGCCGAGCATAAAGCGCTGGTTAAATATATTTTCCCGGGAGGGGAATTGGATCACATCGGCATGTCGCTTTCCAATTTGGAAGCCCATGGGTTTGAGGTTCATGATGTAGAGAACCTTCGCGAGCATTATGGAAAAACATGCCGTCTTTGGGCGGAGCGACTATGGGCGCGTTTTGATGAAGCGGTGGTTGAAGTTGGCGAAGCGCGTGCTCGACTTTGGTATTTATACATGGCTCTGTGCGCAATCGCTTTTGAGCGCGGAACTGTGCAAATCAATCAAACAGTTGCTACCCGCAGGCAGCGTGGCGTGAGCACAATTCCGCAAACGCGCGATGATTTGTATATTTAG